The Rubricoccus marinus nucleotide sequence GCGCGTCAGCACCGCGCCCGTCATCGCGAGCCACTCGTCGGCCCGCGCGCTCGTGGACAACCCGCGCAACCTCTCGGACGACCAGATGCGCGCCATCGCGGCCTCTGGCGGGGTCGTGATGATCAACTACTACAACCCGGTCGTCAACCGCCGCCTCACGCCCGAGGTCATGGAAGCCGCGCGCCAGAGGCTGGAGCGCACCTACGGCGGCGACGGCGCCAAGCTGTGGACCGCCGTGCGCGAGGAGCAGCAGGCGCGCAAGATCCCCGAGCCGACCCTGGACGACGTGGTGGCCCACATCGAGCACGCGGTCCAAGTCATCGGCGCTGACCACGTCGGCCTGGGCTCGGACTTCGACGGCGTGCCCCGCCTGCCCGATGGGCTGGGCGACGTGACGCGGCTGCCGTGGGTCACCTATGGCCTCTTGCGCGGCGGGATGTCCGAGACCGACGTGCGAAAGGTGCTCGGCCTGAGCACGCTTCGGGTTCTGGAAGACGCGGAGCGCGTAGCCAACACGCCGTAAGGACCCGCTGCCTGGGTGACTGCCGCTGCGCCAGCGGCCTCTGGCACCAGCGGCTACGCGCCGGCCGTGATTTGGAGGCCGTCGTAGCCCAGCCGCACGCCCTCAGGCAGCATCGCGTCGGCTTCTGCGTGGAGCACGTCGTGCGTCATGTGGACCAGCCACGTCTGGCGTGCGCCGATTTGCGCCGCGATGCCGGCGGCCTCCTCGAACGAGAGGTGCGTCGGGTGCGGCGTCGGCCGGAGCCCGTCGAGGACGAGCACGTCCACGCCTTCCAATAGCTCCAGGCTTTCGTCCGGTATGCGGCTCACATCGGTGAGGTACGCCAGAGGCCCGATGCGCCAGCCGAGGATGGGGAGATCGCCGTGGAAAACAGGGACCGGGATCACCTCCACCGTGGCCTCTGGCGCCGAACGGCTCGCGACCGTGAAGGCGTCCTCCACGGGCTGGAGCTCCAGGCGCGAGACGCCGGGATAGGTGCCGTCGCGGAAGATGTAGCTGAACATCTGCTCCAGCGCCGCGGCGGTGCGCGGGAGCGTGAGGACCGGGATCGGCGTGCGGTCGCGGAAAAAGAACGGCCGCAGGTCGTCCAGGCCGACGACGTGGTCGAAGTGCTCGTGCGTTACCAGCACGGCGTCCACGGTGCTCACCCCCCCGGCGAAGGCCTGTTGCCGGAAGTCCGGCCCGGCGTCGATCTGGAGGTGTACCGGCCCCGCGCTGGTGTGCGCGACCACGTGCGCCGAGGTCCGGAGCCGTGTGTCGCGCGGATCGTCGGATGTGCAGACCGCGCAGCTGCAGCCAATGATGGGCACACCGACGGATGTCCCCGTCCCGAGCAAGGTCGCGTCTACCCTCATGCCTCCGGCGCCAGAGGCCGCTGGCGCATGGCGAGCGTTCCCTCTGCGCGAACGTGGCGCGCGAACGCGTTTGGACGCGCGCGCATCACGCGTCGTCCTCGCCAGAGGTGCCCGCGAGCGCGTCTACGCCCGCGTCGAGCTCGCTCCACACGTCGTCTACGACCGCGCGAACTGCGGGTCGCAAGTACAGCTCATCGTGCGGAAGCTCTCGCATCGACTCCGCGAGCACGACCAGTTGCGCCTCTGGCGGGTGCAGCTTGTTGAGCACCACCACCTCGCGCCCAGCAACGGTGCACAGGCCGCCGCGGAACGTGCCGCGCTCGCGCCGCACGCGCACGTCGAGCGTGCGCAGGGCGTCTTCGAGTTCGCGGAGGACGGTGGCGGGCTTCACAGCGGGGTGCGGCGGGGTGGAACAGACGAACGCGCGCGAGAGGCGGATCCACCGCGCGCCAACGTAAAGCGGCCGGCCTCTGGCGCCAGAGGCCGACCGCGGAGTCTACCGAGTGCGGAGCGCTCGGGCTCTAGTCGTCGCCGAGGGGGTACTTCGAGCGCAGCGGGCGCCCGGACTTCTCATCGACAACCTCGAACGAGAGCGGGTCCACCTTCGGGTCGTCCACGACGCTGAACGGGACGTTGCGGAGGCGGAACCGGAGCCGCGTGAGCGGGCTCGGGAAGCCGCGCCGCAGGTACGAGCCCATGAGAGGGTGCACGCTCACCACGATGGGCTTGCGAGCGAACTTCGCGTCCACGTTGTCGCGGTAGTGCGCGAGCCAGTCGCGGACGCGCTCGGCCAACTGGACCGGGCTGACGTCTTCGGACGGGCGCGAGCTCTCGCGGCGGGATTCCCCACGGCGGGACTCGCCGCGGCGCGAACGGCCGCCGCCAGAGGCCTCACGGCGTCCGCTCTGGCGCGGCTCTTCCTGCGCCTCCGGCGCGGGCTCCGGGTGGTCGCGCTCGGGCTGCACGATCTCGGTCGCGCCAGCGGCCTCCATCGCGTCCATGCCTTCGCTGTCGTCCTGCGCGGTGATGCTCGGGCGGAGCCTCTGGCGCGTGATCTGCATCACGCCGAAGTCGCTCATGCCGATCACCTTGGTGACGGCGCGGTCCTTGGCGAACTCCTTCTTGATCGCGTCGGTCACCTTGCGGCGGTCGCGGTCGTGGCGGAGGTCGATAAAGTCCACGCAGATGATGCCGCCGAGGTCACGCAGGCGGAGCTGGCGGCCGATCTCCTTGGCGGCCTCCATGTTGACCGCGAGCAGGTTCTCCTCCGCGCGGCGCTTGCCACGCCCGGCGCGGCCCGAGTTCACGTCTACGACGTGCATCGCCTCGGTGTGCTCGATGATGAGGTAGCCTCCGCCCTTCATGTTGACGCGCTCGGAGAACGCCTCTTCAACCTGCTTCTCGATTCCGCAGGCGCGGAAGACGGGCTGGTTGGAGCGGTGCATCTGCACCTTGTCCACCATGTCCGGCGCCACGGCCTTGACGTAGTTCTGCAGCTTGCGGTGCAGGTGCGGGTCGTCGATCAGGATGCGGTCGAAGTCCGACGTGAACAGGTCCCGCATGATGGACGAGACCATGTCCAGATCCTCATGCAGGAGGATCGGCGGCTCGGCGTTCCCGTTGTCCAGCTTCGCCTCGATCTTGTTCCACTTGTTAATGAGCAAGCGGAGGTCCTGGTCCAGCGCCTTCGCGTCCTGCCCACCTGCGACCGTGCGCACGATGACGCCACAGTTGGCCGGCTTGAGGCTGGAGGCCAGCGCGCGCAAGCGGCGGCGCTCCTTAGAGCTCTCGATCTTCTTCGAGACCGCCACGTAG carries:
- a CDS encoding MBL fold metallo-hydrolase — translated: MRVDATLLGTGTSVGVPIIGCSCAVCTSDDPRDTRLRTSAHVVAHTSAGPVHLQIDAGPDFRQQAFAGGVSTVDAVLVTHEHFDHVVGLDDLRPFFFRDRTPIPVLTLPRTAAALEQMFSYIFRDGTYPGVSRLELQPVEDAFTVASRSAPEATVEVIPVPVFHGDLPILGWRIGPLAYLTDVSRIPDESLELLEGVDVLVLDGLRPTPHPTHLSFEEAAGIAAQIGARQTWLVHMTHDVLHAEADAMLPEGVRLGYDGLQITAGA